Proteins encoded together in one Macadamia integrifolia cultivar HAES 741 unplaced genomic scaffold, SCU_Mint_v3 scaffold402, whole genome shotgun sequence window:
- the LOC122068497 gene encoding peroxidase 60-like, whose protein sequence is MSPVDTVGTKEGCLCFAALQVGYYNGKCTNTSADVETIVKNSRTSQFATDAMIIGQLIRLQFHDIFVRGCDASILLDGKSKEKNAAPNLNLKGYNIIDNAKSFVENECGTGIVSCADNIIVAIREAVVLFYSVTTGRRDGLISNKTKAELLLPAAEISVTDFIILFGNLGLNVSDMVLLIGGHTVGVAHCSSFQDRLYNYSNTGKAEPTMDSTLLASLKMTCPQNSMVDNTANLDQNTASINTIDNSFFMQIQKNKGVLGIDQEIDLDTRTNGTVASMANDNNLFLSQFGATMVKMGAVNVLLDPQGQVRLSCRSVN, encoded by the exons ATGTCGCCAGTGGACACTGTCGGCACCAAGGAAGG TTGCTTGTGTTTTGCTGCTCTGCAAGTTGGTTACTACAATGGAAAATGTACTAACACTAGTGCAGATGTAGAAACTATTGTCAAAAATTCCAGAACCTCACAATTCGCAACGGATGCAATGATCATCGGACAACTTATACGTTTGCAATTCCATGATATCTTCGTCCGG GGATGTGATGCTTCAATACTCCTAGATGGAaaatcaaaagagaagaatGCAGCTCCAAACCTAAACCTGAAAGGTTACAATATCATTGATAATGCAAAATCCTTTGTAGAGAACGAATGTGGCACAGGGATTGTCTCTTGTGCTGATAACATTATCGTAGCTATTAGAGAAGCTGTTGTCTTg TTCTACAGTGTAACAACAGGGAGAAGGGATGGACTAATTTCAAATAAGACCAAGGCTGAGCTTCTCCTCCCTGCTGCTGAGATATCAGTCACTGACTTTATCATACTATTTGGGAATCTAGGATTAAATGTTTCAGACATGGTTCTTCTCATTG GTGGTCACACAGTAGGGGTTGCCCATTGTTCTTCCTTCCAAGATCGTCTCTACAATTACAGCAACACAGGAAAGGCTGAGCCAACAATGGATTCAACTCTACTTGCCTCTTTGAAGATGACTTGTCCCCAGAATTCGATGGTCGATAACACGGCTAATCTGGATCAGAACACTGCAAGTATAAACACTATTGACAACTCCTTCTTCATGCAAATTCAGAAGAACAAAGGAGTTTTAGGAATAGACCAAGAGATAGATTTGGATACTAGAACTAATGGCACTGTGGCATCAATGGCTAATGATAATAATCTGTTCCTTTCACAATTTGGTGCTACCATGGTCAAGATGGGAGCTGTGAATGTTCTTTTAGATCCACAGGGACAGGTTAGGCTATCATGTCGATCTGTTAATTAA
- the LOC122068485 gene encoding defensin Tk-AMP-D1.1-like encodes MASRSLWSLLFVMLVLFASEEMMVQVNGTYCGGRSKTFKGLCLSNENCANVCRTEGFTGGLCTKIFRHCHCEAPCDGGPAAPMPLTPF; translated from the exons ATGGCTTCGAGGTCTCTCTGGTCTCTTCTCTTCGTCATGTTAGTCTTGTTTGCATCTG AGGAGATGATGGTGCAAGTTAATGGGACATACTGTGGGGGGAGAAGCAAGACATTCAAGGGACTGTGCTTGAGTAACGAAAATTGTGCTAATGTGTGCCGTACAGAGGGTTTCACCGGCGGCCTTTGCACAAAAATCTTTCGTCATTGCCACTGCGAAGCGCCTTGTGATGGAGGACCAGCAGCACCGATGCCACTAACGCCTTTTTGA